One Carettochelys insculpta isolate YL-2023 chromosome 1, ASM3395843v1, whole genome shotgun sequence genomic window, cccttcacagggtattccaagaggatacccgtctctcgacagcggtcctctcggggacaagctgcacataaaccgattacccacctcctatcttgggttactgctgggtagtcacctatcgtggagcacccacggggacactcgaggaagaaagagaagttactcaccgtagtaacgatggttcttcgagatgtgtccccgtgggtgctccaccacccgcccatcctccccgcttcggatctctgtttagtatttttcaggagcatccgaggcggttggtcaaggaactggcggggaccggatcgtgcacgtgggcgggagcgcgcaagggagtggtgcgcgccggcgcatgcgcggtccggcagaaactgctggaaagatccgacctgcggcgccggggtgagcccgacacctatcgtggagcacccacggggacacatctcgaagaaccatcattactacggtgagtaacttctctttggcCGGGGACTGTGGCTGAACCCTTTGGGgctcagaagaatctgtgtggtttTGGTGGAACAAGCTTAAGAACTACATACCTTTGTTTGGGGTTGTTGGTCTTGGCTGTTATAGCGGCtgagaaatctgtgggtttgcttgtggctggccagtgggcctggcagaggtaggtttgtggctgattggatttgccttattgagaaggaaattccagcctggggctgtgtgtcccagattttaagcaaagacacCCTGGATTGATTTTGCTAGCTATGCCCAGAAGCTCTGTCATATTACAGCTCGTAGGATAAATTCAAGAATGGACAGAGTTGTGAAGTACCACATAagaccaaaacacacacacagctgctttCAGCTATTTATTTACAAACTAAGAACAATTCTTCACTTAATGGGAGTCTCCACTGAGTTCCCAGAGAAAAAATGCACACATAGTAAAAACTATATTCATATAACAAAACAGCAATCTTGTAGCACttacaagactaacaaaatgatttattaagtgatgagctttcgtaggacagacccagttcttcagctctggaaatctGTGGGTCtatcctacgaaagctcatcacttaataaatcattttattagtctttaaagtgcaacaaaaactgcttttttattttgtgaagatacagactaacacagatacctctctgtgaTTATACACATTCAAGTAACAACTCAAATTACAGAGGACACTATGTAATATATATATAGGCTTTATGCTTTAAGTATCAGAAGATTATCAAAGTTAAAAGCAGCATACACTAAAAACCTTAGCAGAAACACTAGCTGAAAGCATCACAAAGAAGCAAAAGTATTAACACTACAAATCTGAACTCCCCTATCAGTAGCCTTTCAGAAAAGTGGGGGAAGGACCTACCACCCAGCATGATGAGGAAAACCCCTTCTCCTCCTGAGGGGAGTTTTGTATGAAGATTCTGTGTGGTCCCAGTTCTGTGTATTTGGAGATGGCTGTTAGGGAGACAGGTAAGCTGTGCTGAATCCTCTCTGTCCCTCCAGAAACTTAGAGGCAGTGAAGCAGCTGGTGGATGCCCCTGGATGGATGTCTCAGATATTGTGGGATGGGAATGTAAGACGGTCTGTGACAGAGGACCTCTGACAGGAAGCTCCGACTTTGTTTCCTTCACCCACTCCGTATGAACTCGGTCAGGTTTGCAAGATGACAGTGAGTGTTGCAAGGGAACTCTGCTTTGCTCTTAAAGACAGAACAATCCTCAAAGCTCTCTACACATTGACCTTTGAAGGGTACCTCTCTCGTCTGTGCAGGCTAGTCTCAATTAGAGGTGACTGGGTCACAAGGGCCAAGATTTTCACAAAAAGGAGACCAAATTTAGGCATCAAAATCCATATTTTGACATGTAATAAGTGAACTGAACCTCAAAAATGCTGAGTACCTACTGAATCTTTAGGTCTAGGTTAACTAACATATACATATAAGAGCTGAAAGTGCTGTTGCTTTGCACATCTGCTTTAACCTGGGAACTTTGCTAAGCGTTGTCGAGCTTGCGTCAGACGTTTAATTCTTTCCTTCAAAATTTTCCTTTCATTGGAAGCATCTTTCTTCTCAGAAAGAAGAAGGCCAAACTGATCTTTATCTTGCAAAATTTGCAGCATGGCATTCTGTAACTTTTCAGCATAGTCCTGGAGAACATAGGACTGAATAATCAAAGGGATTTGAGTGGAGAGACGATTGCCAGCACCCTAAGAGAAAAGATGATGATCAGTAGGGTGAGGTATTAATCATCAAGAATGTATCCAGTGATGACCTGTGCCTACTGATGGGGGAGGAGGATAGAATGAGGGCAGCTGACTTCAGCAGTGTTACTTACttttgccctccttccccccacaccagGATTCCCTCTGTATGAGGGAAATTTGGAAAATAGGATTCTGTATGTTTAGAAGTGATCATTCCCATTACAGGCTTTCTAGCTGTAGGCaaaaatataattataatatataCAAAAATATAATTAACTCCCTTTTGTTTTGAGACTACAGCTTCTCAGTGTTATACCCCTCCCAGCAATAAGACAGACTATTACACGTGGCAGCAAATGGTTACTCTAACTCACAGCAAATTGTGAATTGTAATGGGAACAAGTACCAAAAAACAATAACTACAGTGGGGGATATTTGAATGTTTGTTGCATTAAGGTCTTCTGTACCCAATGCTTTTAACCCCTGTATTTACCCAAAGTATTAtgacttccttttaaaaaaatgctataaGTAAAGAAATCACCCTTGTCCTTAAAAACCACCTGAccatttctccctctctccctccacattccacctccccctcccccacccaggacCCCCTACTGTTGTTCTACAAAGTAGGACTGATGGGAGAGGGAAAAGTAATACTCAGATTACAAACtcactttgaaataagcattcAAATGGTAAGACATTTCCTCAATGGAATACTGTTTTTGAGATGAAATAGACTTAACATGAGTAGCACCTCCAGCAAGATTTTTTCTAATGTCATGTAAATTCTCAAAGTAAAGACTGTCCTGGCAGTAAACGATACTTTCCATTTTGAACTGATTTGCAATTACAGCTTCAGCTTCTtcctcttgtttttgttttatgtctTCAATTCTACCCTGTGATTTAAAAATAGAAGAAGAATTAATAGTGTAGACCCAATGCCACCCGGCAATTTATAAAATGACTCATGACTCTTAGCATCCCTCCAAAGGTATCCAAAAGAAGCAAAAGTCAGCACTGACATTGGTCTGTAGAAGCAAACAGTCCAGCCCTGACAAAGGTATTATTAgacactcaggctgggtctacactagagactagACTACACtagagacttctgttgacagagtctcgacagaactctgcattttcctcgacagtattatccttcaaaaattcaaggcataacaatctctggacagtgtactgtctacagaagtgcagcgtagcatctgttgacagagaagactTCCAGTTGCCCAGCAGCCCTCTTCGCAGAgttgccattccgctttctggcaccagagggcagtgcagtctggcggttctctgtcgacagagcaagttgtgtatagatgcaatctgtagacagaggttctatcGCGATcagtaatttctgtcgacagatgcttctagtgtagacatagcctcactgaaTCAATGACTGCTCAAAAACAGCTGTAGAGCATTTTTCACTCCAGATCCAGAAACCACCTACATTGTATTGAGATACCAAGCTGACTTAGTACAGCTTTCCTTTGAACAGCTATCAaagccacccagcacaacaagccTCAGTGATTtcgctggctggctgcccaacaCTGTGGTCAGTTTCGCTGGAATGCAGAAGGATGATAGATTAATCTGAACTCCCAGTAGTCATTCCTAGCTTATGCATGTCTCACAGCAAACACCCAGAAGCTGGGAGAGTCCCACTTTTGAAGTCAGATGCAAAGAATGTAGCTTGACCAGCAGCCTAGCTGAGCACCTCAGGCCATACTGAGAATGAAGCTTTGTTAGCTGAGCTCactccagaagcagctgcatcctcccccatgttccctgtaagctgaatgcttgggagGCCTgtcaggagagattcgggtgctgtccagctgatttgcagaacaCCCACAGATGTCAGCATGTGTATCTACTGGTGGGGCTCAttcatacatgcctcagtgcacataacaaacttgaTTGTGaatatggatgggaaaaattagcggAAACGTTGCATTTCCCACTCAAGTCTTTGTGACACCTTCAGAGTTAGGTATCTCATCCACGATTAAATTATGCATCAGTTTATTGACCAAGTTAgccagtttattaaaaaaaacaatctgGTATTGAACAAAACAGAAGCCAAGACCCCTGCTAATTATGCTCCATACACCTGAGGCAAGGCCTGGCAGAACCGAATGATGGCCAGCCTACACATGAGGCTTGTCCCATAAAGTATCCTGTTAATAAAGTCCCATGAACTACTCACCCAGTGGGACTTCATGAGCTTTTTAATTTGGTCTCAGCATAATTCCAGAGTAACTCTGTGGAAGCCAGGGAAGTTTCACTTGGGTAAAACCAGTTAAATGAGATCAGAGTCAGAGCCCATGCTCTCAAATTCATGGCATTACTGTTCAGTGTCCTCACTTTTACAAACCTATTGCTTCACCGTTCACTGAATACATTTCACCAAGCAGTGGGGAGTTATACAGCTAGACATTAAATTGATCAACAATGAAGAAAGCCCTAAGAACATGCCATTAATGATATAAGATACCATATAtgagtggctctcaacctttccagactatcATACCTCTCTCAGGAGTCTAATTGGTCTTGCATACCCACAAGTTTCCCCTCACTTGAAAACaacatacttaaaaaaaaaatcagacataaaacatACAAATGTCACAGCGCACTGGTTCTGAAGTATTTCTTGCACTCTTATTTttaccatgtaattataaaatcaattggaatataaatattgtacttacatttcagtgtacagaATCTAAAATGGTATAAACAAATCATTGTCTATGAAATTGTAACagtttgcactgacttcactagtgttttttgtgtgtagcctgttgtaaaacaaggcaaatacttaggctacatctacactaccacggaagatcaacctgctcaaggTCGACCTCTCACGTCTATTTTGGATGTGCAGAATcgagctctcaggggtcacagttgcAAGAcgtgaggcataagggaggtgaaatgagagaaactctcccgtcaacctttcCATGTAAAGACAGACAAGCTAGCCgagcacagatacatcaattttagctatgcaactggtgtagctaaaattgtgcatCTGCGGTTGACTTTCTATTTTTAGTATACACATAGCCTTAGATGAGCTGATGTTTCATCTGTAAGACCTCTGCATATCCCCGGGGAGAGATGTACCTCCAGCTGAGGCTGAGAACTACTGCCATAAACAGACTGTTACCTTCGCTGCTCTGAAAAGGTGGAAGTAGTTGTCAAAGTGTTGCTTGGCAATTTCAGTAAAAGCTTCTTGTACAAGGTCTGAAAAGAGAAAGGAGGAATACTTGTAATTTTATGTCAATAGAATAAATGTAAGAACTGCATGACTCATTGACGAATTGGATTCAGCTGTAGCTTAAAGAATGTTTCAATTTGAAACCTTCTTCATTTGTGTATTTCTGTCCTATGTGGCTGATGGTTTTGTAATATGCACTGTTTTGGATGTGTGTTATTGTGTGTTCAAAGCTGCTGTAAATGTTTTCACTTGCAAATTAGTTGAGAAAAAATTTAAGTTTAAAGTAtgtaattaaatattttcagtttattcTCCTCTGAGACTCTGATATAGCCAAACAGTGTAAACACACTGTTACCTTCAAACACTTGAGTAGTCCAATCTGTTCTGTGATTTGGAGCTTCAGGATGGCAGACATGTAACACTGCCACTAAAATCATATTGAGCTCAGGGGTGCTGAGACATTCATAATTGCACTTGCAGGAAACAGAGTAAAATTAATTTGATACTTCCACCACAATTCTCTGAATCAGACTTACACCAAGACATTATAAATCTCACGTGGTGTAGCAGAAAGgagtgggctgggacagggcagaggTGCTCGGCTTACTGGTGCCATCGTGTTGCAGATCGAGCTGATGGGGAGATGGTGGAATGCAGAACAGGCTCCTCAATCACGCTGCTTCCCATGtctcctgctgcaggcaggggctcaAGCCCTTctactgccctgccccaggccctccaGGTAATCCTTAAGGCCACCCTGGGCCATTGAGGGCTAACCCTCAACATTGGGGATCCATAGGATGGTTAGGGTGGCTGCAGTAATGTCCCCAAAGCGCAAGGCCCAGGACAGCCACCCCAaattgtcctatggatgggatggctctgtctGAAGTAGAAAGTGGAAGGCTGAATATTTCAATATTGTCCACTCCACAAGTTATAATTACCATCATCCTGATTCCAGCCCCTAAATTCAGCTGCCCCCTAAAAGCTTGCCATTTGAATTAAAGCTAAACAATTAAGAAAGCAGTCAGACGAACATGGTCAAAATTTATGGCCAACCAAGTGAAGGAAACTCACCTGTGACTGTCTTCAGTACTGTGATAGCTGGTGGTTTCAGCATCACCATTTGTTGTCTCACAATGGCCTCAAACGTCTTGTAATTGACAAACCCTGGGAGCTCTCTGCCACGATACAGATTTTCAAAGCCCCACACTTCCTCTTTCATAATGTCTCTTACTAGAGCCATTAAAACAACAGCACAGTTATTTCTAATGCTCTGAGATGTCTTTGTTTTTATATCAAAATCTCTGTGAAAATGCCTGGATTCAATAAAGGGCCAAAGCTTTACTGGTTCTCATGCGTCTGTTGGGAAGCAAAATAATTATGGCAACATTCAGGTTAaggtggggtgagcaaactttttacattgggccccacttttagTCCCTGCAATCAGCagccctccactccctcccctaCCTGTTTAACGCAATCCAAACCATAATTAATGTTGgtgatgttcatatgaaaaaaatcctcttttggcacatgtaaaaaaataagtctgtaggATGTAAAAATTTTGTTAATCGGTgcataaatgtgactacacagacataaaaccattaacattcaacatttttaatgagatggatgagcctgagacttagcagctgattgtgctgtgcccccttatgaaatttcatgcccccccgcCCGAGGGAGCCCATCCcgcactttgctcacccctgagttaAGAAATACACCAATTGTAGCTATAGAGTTTTGATTTGTTGGATTACTGTATGTACACCAAAACCTACTGATTTCACTAGGGTCGGAGCAGGCACAGATGTCTGTCAGTACAGAACAGTTTGCAAGCCAAGTGCCAACATTTGGTGCTTACCACACAGTGTGCTGTCATTAACGCTGGTTTCCCATTCATTGAAGCATTTTCGAACTTTTGTGAAtagcctttgtttttttttaccgtGTACAAATTCATCTCCTTGCACTGAATTCATGATATCCTGATTAAAGTGTTTGAGTTTCTGTAGTGAGAAAGGAAATGCAAAAGTCTGACCCTGAGCTGTTTGCAGCaatacacagaatcatagaatactagagcaGGAAGGAACCTCATGAtggtcctcatggcaggaccaagcaccatctatatcacccCTCCCATATGTTTGTCTATCCTGCTCTCAAAAATCTTCATTTACtgagatcccacaacctctctaggcaatttattccagtgtttaaccaccctaacagttaggaagtttttcctaatgtccaacctaaacctcccttgcttcagtttaagcccactgctccctgTCCTATTCTCAGTGGTTAAGGAGGACATTTTTCCcactcctccttgtaaccaccttttaggcacttgaaagctgctatcatgtcccctctcaggcttTTATTTCCTCGGCCAATcatacccagttctttcaatcttccctcataagtcatgttttcgaGGCCTTTAAttacttttgttgctcttttctggaccttctccaatttctccacatctttcctgaaatatggtgtcCAGAACAGACAGAGTGCTCCAgctaaggcctaatcagtgctgagcagagtgtAAAAATTAATTCTGCTAGTCTTGtttgcaacactcctgttaatggatCCCAAAATGGCATTTGCTTTTTAGACTACtcagtcacactgttgactcacattctgcttgtggtccactatgacccctcaaTCCCTTTCCACATTATtttttcctagacagtcatttcccattttgtatgtgtggaaCTGATTAtgctttcctaagtggagcactttgcacttgtcctcattgaatttcaCCATATTTACCTCacatcatttctccagtttggccagctcattttgaaatctaATTCTATTTTTTGAGCACTTGCAATccttcccaacttggtatcatctgaaaactttataATTGCACTCTCTATGCCTTTATCTAaatggttgatgaagatattgaacaggtcctcacaaggttccttccagttctatgagataggtatacctCCATATATAATAATAAACACATTCTATCTGCATCTCTGACACTGAGTTGCTGTGTGATCTTGCACAGGTTACTTCAATTCTAAATGTCCGTCTCCCTCACAGCCATTGTTTTCTTGTCCCTTTAGGTTGCAAACTCTTCTGGGCAGCAAATATCATTTAGACTATGTATATATAGTGCTGGGTCCAATGAGTTCTTATCTCAGTTCAGGCTATTCTAGATGCTCTGTTTTAGCACATAACCCTGATCTCTGATCACTACAGACTGCTGGGATTGCTTGAATAGTGACTATAAAGTGGAGGTATGGGATTACTGAGGCTGGTTAGAATGCAGGTGGAAGACaatgttgcttttaaaaatcactgGAATTTTGTGCAAAAAATTATGGCCTtgtgtcatgtgactggatttttatattggatctggaagccattttaatgcccattatggctattggccccaaatattgtgctaagggggtcatgtgaggtgtctaatgaaacctgatgatgccctgaatctgtgtgtgctacTCACTTTTCCAAATCACGTATGTAGGTGAACTTACAGATTTTAGCTATCTAGCTGTGCTAGAAAACGTttgagtgctaagcttcacaacagAAGGATGAATGGATTATAAACAAATGCTCAGATgtcaaatccacatcccagatgcttgggaTTTGTCAATGGGATTCAGCCCAATGGTCAAGGGACCTGAACTGAGACAAAGGACCAGGTCCACTTCACAAATttaagacagtctcctgggattcatctagtggcagtttgccacaacagccacctgagtcaggtggggacAGACCCTCAAGGGACTACGGGAAGCAGAAGGGACTTGGTTCCCTGGATAGAGAACACACAGGAGAACAATGATTTGTACTTAGCAGTGTCTGTCTTCAATCCTTtctgtctccaagggtccatgtgccATCTTGTGGACCCCAGTGAgccagatctacaatgctttgataactgaatctatgtaacctgaaatgaactttcagacactttcaagaatcagcaaacaacactgctggcctgcatcagcaGTTATGACTGATGTATGCAAAGTATtgttttaacaattcttctctctaacactgtttttttttattaataaatctatAGATacttagatctaaagaattggcgaatgtgttgttttgggtaagatctgagtatatattgaccggggtctggggctgggccctttggagtCTGGGAGAATCTGTgcggtgttgggtgaaacaggtttaagaacTGCTCACCTGAATTCGGGGGTTGTTGGCCTGGGCCagaagagcagctgggaagtctgtgggtttgcttgtgtggcttctggctggccttGGGGGCTAACAGAAGTGCTGTGGtagctggttggatttgccttagtgaggaggaaatcccagcctggggctgtgagtggctcAGATTTAAGCAAAGgcaccctggattgatttctctagctgtgcccaaaACCCCTGTCCTATCACACCTTGTAAATATGGAACTACTTATTCTTGATTGGTATTGTGCTTTTGCCTAATACAGCATTTTCTGTTACCAACAACTTCCAGTGCATTGAACAATTCATGCAACCAAACAGAATTCACCCGTTGTATTATCAGACCTGACATGTACAAATAGGAACAATCTTATTTTTAATCTGGTGTATTTCATTAGTGAGAACATCGTCTGGATTTATGAAGATTGGGAACTGAGGGTAATTCTTGAGTTCTAGTTTTTTTGTGTTAAGGAGTACACGTATGGATGTTTCCTGTAGTTATTTAATGATTTCATGAAGTATGCTGCCTAGAAGAGACCAACTTGCAATACCCCCACAATTCCAAATGCTGACCAATGGGTACCAAATACATGTTTATACTCACTTCTACTAGGAAGAGCATCTGCTCTTCCACTGATTCTGGCACGCCTGTCCCACATTTTTGTAGCTTGTTGTTTGTCACCTGGAGTTTGTCCTTTATCTGTTTTTCTAAAGTTGGTAGTGATTTCTGTGTGggcaaaaatagaaaaaatagaatcatagacacTTGCAGAGCTTGATGTCACCAAGTCTATGCTGAGGCAGGGCCAAGTAACTTAGACCACTTTGGCAGGTGTTTGTTCAACCTGGTCTTAAAAGCCTCCAATGACatggattccaccacctcccttgaaAGTCTGCTTCATAACATGACTACTAtaaaggccctgtcccttccacctgaTGCCCTGTTCCCTCTCCTGAGGCCCTGTCCCTCACGGAGACAAACACCCCGACTCCAGCCCATTCCTTCCTGGACAgctggaaggctggggctgtcgtgctgtggctgccgccctCC contains:
- the LOC142013900 gene encoding interferon-induced GTP-binding protein Mx1-like; amino-acid sequence: MSQKIKGEKIPPSAAANKNAQKPEYTLCSEYEEKVRPCIDLIDSLRALGVEEDLALPAIAVIGDQSSGKSSVLEALSGVALPRGSGIVTRCPLELKLKKVRHTEEWKGTITYLTIKQELNSPSEVEKEIRKAQDAMAGEGVGISQELISLEISSPNVPDLTLIDLPGIARVAVGNQPHDIGNQIINLITKYIRKAQTINLVVVPSNVDIATTEALKMAKEMDPKGERTLGILTKPDLVDKGMEGDVVDIVRNLSVPLRKGYMIVKCRGQQDIHDNLTLASAIQKEREFFEQHEYFSFLLEEKKATIPVLAERLTQELIEHINKSLPTLEKQIKDKLQVTNNKLQKCGTGVPESVEEQMLFLVEKLKHFNQDIMNSVQGDEFVHGKKKQRLFTKVRKCFNEWETSVNDSTLCVRDIMKEEVWGFENLYRGRELPGFVNYKTFEAIVRQQMVMLKPPAITVLKTVTDLVQEAFTEIAKQHFDNYFHLFRAAKGRIEDIKQKQEEEAEAVIANQFKMESIVYCQDSLYFENLHDIRKNLAGGATHVKSISSQKQYSIEEMSYHLNAYFKGAGNRLSTQIPLIIQSYVLQDYAEKLQNAMLQILQDKDQFGLLLSEKKDASNERKILKERIKRLTQARQRLAKFPG